The region GTTTGTGAACTAAAAAACAGTAGATGGCTGTACCAGCTTCCAAACCTACCACAATGAATGGAAAGGCCATTCCAACTGCAAAGAGATTGGACCAGAGCAGAGAGCCACAGATCATGTAAGCAGCTGGACGAGACATTTGATCAAAAATCTCTGTCGGCAAAACTCCTGTCACACCAGCTAGAAAAAGGATTTGGAAACAAATTTATAATATGTCTGAAATGTTAAAACTAGAAAACATATGCTGACAAATATGTAAAGGGATATAAAAAGGACAGGGACCATTGATTACATTGCCAATTATTCTCACTAGTCAACATGGCCAGAATACATAGTAATGGACGTAACTGCACCAGGGAAGTTTTAGGGTGAATATTAAGAACTGCCTAATTATACAAGCCATCTGGCAATGGAATGAGCTGCCAAGAAAGGTTTTGTAATAAGAATCACTCCTTATTTTGAAGGCTAGACTGGCATGGGCAGCTAAAAAATAATGTAATCAAGCCTGAGACGTTGCAGGGACATGAGCTAGATGACTCATTGGAAGTTACTTCCAACCCAAATGATTTTATGACAGTTAGActtgattctcctcttgcttgcaCCTGTTTTATATTGACATGAGCAGAGAATCATGTCCACATTACGTATCAACACAGCACACATCATGTGCATACACACAACCACACCTGTACACACTGCCTGGTTCTGAGAAAAACGGCAAGCTCATCAGTTAAAAAAACACGTGAAAATGTGTTTCAATTTATATTCAAAGAAATTACAAAATAATACAGCTCAACAACCTTTAAAGCCATACAGTGAAAGAGTGAAGCAATAAGAGCACTTGGTTATAGTCCTAATGAACTGGTTAGCAAATCCAGGAACTGCTGCCTATTGTCACAAATTAGACAAGAAGTTACTACCTACACAAGGTTGTTTTTATGCTTCAAGTTTCCTTTCACACTTTGTGTCTTCAGGACTCCAAGAGAACGTAAACAGAAATGGCTCCAGAGAATGATCGGTTGTCATTACACACCCTGAGACACAATCACAGTTGCCTACAAGCACTGCTGATGAAACTACAGGTAGTGAGTGTTCAAAATGTATTGTCCCTTTGTTTCATTCAAATGTGATGTGGCTAAGTACAGTCTTCAGCCCCCGCAGTCGCACAAGGTTGAGTGAAAAACCTCAGACAACTGACCTGGTCCAATTCCAAAGCTCAGGATATAAGCGAAAATACAGGCCATGCTGAGGTACGGCATCCAGCTTATCCGACTCTATTTccacagagaacaagggaacatAGGTTAAGGCACTTATAATTACTTGCCCCCTACTTAATATCCCCATCTGTGTCAGAGGCATAACCAGAATCCATTTCACTTAGATAATTCAATGGAGTTATTTTACCTGCTGGGATAAAGCAACCATGAAGACGATGGCCCATACTGCCATGAGGCTGTACCCGCCCAGAATCAGCAACCGCCGCCCAGCACGCTCTATTATTGCGTTCTGAAACAAAGCAACACGGGACACTTAGCTATTCATGCCTCTCATCCacattcctccctctctcccatttCAGGTATCATTGGTTAGCTTGCTGGGCAACCTACTTCCGGGGCACTACCCGTTCTTTAGGAAGAAGAGAAAGCTCATGCAATAATAAGGACTGTGTTGAGGAGATTCAGTCAGGCTGGGCAATAAGGAGATGTCAAGAATCTGTCACAACTGCAGTCTGAACCCTTTTCCTGCAAATAGGCATGTATGAAGGAAAAAGCTGACATTCTCCGGGAGACAATTCATCCACCTCTCaagctgtgtgctgccccagagATCGCAGGCAGAGGGAATAAAGTCATTCTTTGAGAGCATCCAGAAGAGAAATGTGAGTTCCCACAAGTTAGTGGAAATTAAGAGAAATTTTTGACTGCAAAGTACCAAGCAAAAGAGACAGGGGGTCTGTTTCTCTGGCTCTGTTTAagtttattttctctcttgtCTATTTTACAGGAAAGAAAACTGACCAAAACGTACAATATCAGTACAACTGAATACAACACattctctaaaaaagaaaaggaggacttgtggcaccttagagactaaccaatttatttgagcataagctttcatgagctacagctcacttcatcggatgcatccgatgaagtgagcggtagcgcacgaaagctgatgctcaaataagatacagactaacacggctgctactctgaaacacgttCTCTAGGAGTGCCGCATTTAGTGTAAACTGCCACAAGGTGACAGGGTTTCAGAACAGTACCGGTTTTACAGTACAGTCCCTAACTTGTGTTCTTAGGATGCTGCACTGTGAAGACAGACTGCAGATGCAAAGACTGCAAGCCATGACTTGAAAGGTAAGAGTCCGTCTCTGCAGCAGTGGAGGTAAGCCAACTGAACTGAACTGAACCGGAGAGCTCCAGTTGTAGCATTCACTGGTCTTTTCTAGATAGCTCCTACATTACTATTGTCTCCAGCCACTAACTTTAAAAATGCTATTCTCTACTAACCTACGAGGCCTTGCCCACAGCAACGGTCAAGACAAACAATTACTCTGGCTCCAGTAGGTAAGtcgcattttaaatatttatgtcTAATTGGAGAAGCTGGACTTCAGAGACTGGGGATACAGGAGAACTACGATACCTTCCAGTATTGTCATAGTCACAAACAAAAATCTTTGCTGGAGTCCACTGAAACACTTTCAAACAGAACTCTTTTCTGGCAAACACCTTCTAAAAATACAGCACTTTTTAAAGTATTCAAGTAAGATGTCATAATACCTGAAAATGAACACTGTGATTTAGTGATTACAAATTATTTATACAGCAAAGTGTTtctttgggaaggaagttattgtAGACATGAAAGTTGCCTGATGTACATCGGTGGGGTTTGCTCACATAAGCAGAATGCATTAGAGATTCTTACACAAGTAACGGCTGTGATCAATTCGCAGCACCCGGTGCCGATAATGAGATATTGGATTTTCTCATATGGAATTCCAGCCTCTTGGAACACATAGGAAGCATAAAAATACatctaggaaaaaaagaaagtgaaCTGTAAGAGAAATTGCCCTGGAATTGCACATCACTGCCAGTCCCACCCCCTCAGACGCCACAGTCCCCCTCCCAATCTGGAGAGTAACACTGTCACCCGGAGAACTGGCTACTTGTGCTGCCATTCAAACGGCTTCTCCACAGTGTCCATATGCAATCCATTCAGTAATGTGCATTCAGCAGCCAAACACCTGATATTTGCATCTGATGGTAGCAATGAAATGCTCTCTGCAAACAACTGCAAAACAGATCCGTAAAGTAACTGAAATGTTGTTTCAATAGTGCAGGCAAAGAGAAGTCCATCAACTACAGACCTCTCCCCAGAATAAAAATGACCCTTTCCATTATGCCCCATGGACCAGATACGACATGGGCCACTCATCAGCAATGCCAGGCACCCCTGCCACTCCATGTTTCCTGATATCTCAGAAGACCAGTATGCAAATATTTCTGTTACTGCATTTACATTCCCATTTTCTTGTTTTCTAGTTTCTTGGGCATCTCAGTATGATCTCTCCTCATCCACCCTTTCCCGCCCATGAGTGGATGGCAAAAGGTTTTTGCCACATCAATTTAGGGGGACATCTGAGCAAGGACCACCTAGCCTTTGTACCCGCCTCTCTTTTTAGGCCACCATTTTACCTGCTCTTATTTCAATTATCTCCATCATTCCTCCTGCTTTGGTAGGTTCACAATGCTCTCTGGAGATCACCAAGAAGAACTCTGCAAGGGAAGCAGGCTAACTTGCCCTCCCCTACAGAACAGGGGGAGATTCTCAGCCTCTGTTTGCCCCAAAAGTGACAGTCTTCCTTGCATTGTTGTCTCACATCTGATACCTGCTGATGAAATGGTGGCTATCGTGCTTACCGAGTCATTTCCACAGAGCTGCATGGCGCTGCTCAGCACAATGATAGTTATTAGCTGCCGTCTTACAGCTGGATTCTGGAACAGCTCCCACGGCCTCTTTGCCCTCTGACCTTTGATGGCAGCCTGTTCTGCTTGCATTTCCTCCAGCTCACTGCTCAGGTCATCATTACCTCTCAGCTTCTGCAGTGCTGTAAGGGAAAAGGTGCCGTTTATTTACTTTATGGAAGCACTTTAACTTCATCAATTCATCTCCCTGTGGGAATGAGGGATTGGGTGGCAAGTGACAATCACAGAAAGCAGTGTAGTGGTAGGACTTTGTGATCCAAGAAACCACCTTTGATAAGCAGAGAAAGCAAGATGTGCTATGCTTGATGAAACTATTAGAAAGTCTGAGAGACTTTGGGGAGAAGGGATGACAAAACCCATGCAACTTTCTTATCAGGGAATATTTCCAACCAGTGCAATTTCAACTACCATGCTTCTGACTCTTATTGTGAGAATATTACTCTATGGTAGCTCTCCAATGAATCTAAGGGAGTTAAGATTTTTTGGTGCACAGCACATGTGTAATGGAAACTAATTCCAACCTGGTCCATGTCTGGAGATCTGTATGTTACAAATGTCAACAAATTTCCTTATATGAAGAGGATTCAGATTTGGTCACTGAAATCTTCATCTAGCCTTTCTTTGATATCATACTTACAGACTATATACAAAGTTAAGTAGGTCTCCTTAAACAGAGAACAGGTTACATGATAATTGCCTTTGGACTCACTATATGTAGTGAAAAAGTCATTTGCAGCAACAGATAAGTACCTTAACAGGTCAAAAACCAGTTATCGTGTAAACTGCACTCTAGTTTGGAAGAAAGAAATAATGACGTATTTACCCTGCCTGCCCTTTGCGTGACACTTATGGTAACTTACCAAAAAACATAACTGAGGGCAACATTCTCAAAAGGTGGAGGCCCCGGTCTGTGCCCAGGTACAAGTGCATGCTTGTTTGCACGTACAATTATTGCAACTGTCCACACAAATGGTGAGATGGCTGCCAACTTCGCAATATCCAAGTGCAATTGCAGCTAAGGTTACACTTCTGTGTTCGCATTTTATGCACAAAGAACATGGGCCTCTATTTTGAAAAACGTCACCCTAAATGTTCAGCAGAAAGTGGCATAGACATTGATTGGGCTAACGCGTTTGGTACTCGCTAAAGGAGGCCAGTAGCACTACAGGAGAGAATACTGACTGTGGAAAAAAACATACCTTTCAAGCTGCTTGCTTCAGGCCAAACATGCTGGACTAAGCTATGCAACATATTAAGAATGTACAACAAAACTAACATCAGTTTGTTTGCACGGTCTGTAAATCTTGCCCCCTGAATCGGACATTGACACGACCACTTTACGCTCACCACAGATGCAGGATTCCTTGTCACCTCGGTCAATCAAGAGGTACCTCGGGCTTTCTGGTAACCAAGGCAGAGTCATCAGCTGGATCAAACCCGGCACCACATTGCTAGCCAAAAGAAGAGGCCAGCTCTCCTCTCCCCCTAATAGTtctctgaagaaaaataaaacataattaaGATAAATCAATCAAATATTTCATAAGACGAAATGCAgtgtttggagctggctgggtgaCCTGGTGGCAGCACAACGCggtgtgggagagctgggtttgaCTCTCTCTCTGGGCTTTGTAGGGCATCtctctcctgaggtcccttccaaccctgctattctgtgattctatgatttgtgcaTCATGCAAGAGAAGCAGCTGAGTGTGAAAGTGAAGGTGATGTGGCCTTCTGCCTCACAAGTGACTCCTTGATAGGTAACCTATGAAACAGCAATGCCATTTGCCTCCACCTTAGAGGGACTGGCACCTGCCTGGAGGTTGGTTTGGTGCTGCGATGTGACAAGAGAGCAGGAGGTCAGAGACATAATGGAGGGTTAGAGAACTCCATCTGAACAGTCACAACCAGGGACACCAAAagctcacactgtgatgctgtgggtCACACCACAACTTCCCACCAACCCATGCACCAAAACTATAGCCCATCTTGCTGTTTTTATATGTTGGACAGTTGCATTTAAAGGAAAAGCTGTCCTGCCAACCTGGAGAGATGGGACATGATTAAAAAATCTCCTCGTTGGGAGAAGGAATTCATTCACAGGTCTAGATGGGGAAATAAGATATCCAAGGATAGAGGAATTTGGGGGAATTCCAGAACAATGAGACCTCCCTGGAACATTTTAAGCacaagggaagggagggagagtgcACTTTTAGAACGTGGCTGGCTCAAAGAGGGTGGTGGTGAAGACTGCTGTAGCAGTCTTTCTGGGCTGAAGATCCAGTGTGGTAATCATTCTGGTATTGAGGGTTTTTCATTCCACTCGTGAGGTTTCACCCATATACATTTTCCTCTGTTGACATTTCACACTTGGCTGCCTGTTCTGCTTCTGCTGGGATGGTTGGATCAACCCCAGTGACTGTCGCACACAACAGGGAGATTCTACTGCTACTTCAGGGTAGCCGGATCAAAGTAAGCAGTGTACAGTTTAATGGACAGGGGTGATCCAGGAACACTGGGGCAGCGCATATATTTTGGGGCTGACAGAGCAGCAGGTTTACAAGTTGACTATGTTCAGGAGGCCCGTTCTGAAACATGTGGAGCCTCTTCTGACACAAGGCAAAATGCAAGTTGGAATAAAAaagtgcaactcccattggtgtTCCTGGGCCAAAATCAGAGGTGGCATAAATGGTGGTGCAAGTTACACACTGGGTATAAGGGGCAAAGGAGTGTAACTTGGAGGAAGCAGTATGGCTTAATTGATGGAACATaggcctgggactcagaagactgaggttctattcctggctctgctgcgtgaccctgggcaagtcatttcactgatgtgtacctcagtttcctcatatgtaaaatggggataatgacactgacctcatttgtaaagtgcttttggtTCCACTGATGAAGAGCTAGGTATGGTTATTACCCCCCTTTGCTAGTCAATGGGTATGAGAGAAAGCAGCTTTTCCACCAAGGGTAGCAGTGGTGGCATtgtagcaggaaaagcaactaacaCAAGTCTTGCCACACATACGCACTTACATCTTCTCCCCTAACATGCAAAGCCACATTCAGCCCTGGGGTACACAGGCAgatttcccactgaagtccatgtcacagcagaatttggtccacagaGTCCCAAATTCATGCAAGTTGCGCTCATTTTGTACATCCATTGAATGCTGAGTGAGTGAAAACAGTGCTGTCACCTACACCCAGAAAATCTACACCGGGCTACCCATAAATTAGGTGACACATCTGAGGGTGGGTAAGTccttaattttgtgtgtgtatttcagtGTCACAAAGTGTTACAAGCAGTGGGTGGGTCCTGAAAAATCACCAAAAAATCTGTGATATGATTTATGGACAGCTCTCATCATCACTGATGTCACTGCTGAATTTGGTCCCTAGGCTCAAAACCATCATGCTGTCCCAGGGGTACGTAGGCATTTGAGCAGGAGAAGAcaggagaggaaagaaagaagagagttagTGAATCAGAAACATAGGGAGGTCTATACATTACCTAATTCCAACAACTTGTCCCAGCACCAACCCCAGGGCAGTAAATGATGCAGAAGTCAAGGTCACTGCTCCTCTGACCTTCTTGGGAGCACTTTCCCCCAGGTACATGGGCTGAATGTTCATGCTCACACCTGGAGAAGACAGACAAACACTGACCTCAGCTTATGCTCTCAAGatgtaaaagagaaaaaagaaaaattaaaacagcCCCTAGATGAGGTAGTTAGCTGTATTCTCTCTGCTTGTTACAGAGTATGCTGCTTACACTGATCTCTCAATGCCTGTTACTTACACCAATATATTTCCATTCCCTCTAATTCACTGTGTCAGTTTTGGTAAATATGTATTAAAGTATGTAATGCGGGCTAATGAAAagcaatttcacatttttaaagctaCATAGAGTATCATTACTGTGCATTATTAAAGCTGcagctttattttaattttggtgCCCTCAAAGTGAGGGACTAATAGTGCTGGCTAGAGGCAGATATGGGGTAAATTTTCTGCCACACCTCTAAATGGCTTCCATTTGCGTCATGCAAAACGGTGCATGCACATATCTGGCTGTTTGCTCTTTAAAAAGTCTAACCCTTGCATGCAAGCCAGTGTTGGAATTCGTAAACACACAAGCTTTTCAAACAGGTTTGCAGGAGAGGGAGCACATTTCTTCATTAGTGTTCACAGAGATGCTAAAATTGTTCAAGGGCTGAGGGGGGTGTTTGCACCAGCAAAGTGcaggtatgtgtgtgtggaaCTGAATGTGCATAAGTGGAAAGCAGGGGCTACGATCAGGCCTACATGTGACTAAGCTCAATGGAAGATTTCCAGCATAGTTTGGCCTACACCCCAGAATATAACCTGCAACACTCCCTGCTATTCCATTCCTGGCACTATCCTGttcttattattttatattacagtagAGCCTAGAGGCCCCAAGGAAGATTGAGGCCCCCTTGCTAGgtgtagtaagagacagtctctgccc is a window of Eretmochelys imbricata isolate rEreImb1 chromosome 15, rEreImb1.hap1, whole genome shotgun sequence DNA encoding:
- the LOC144275680 gene encoding solute carrier family 2, facilitated glucose transporter member 11-like, which produces MNKLQRLLQGKVLFLTVCAAGIGGTFQYGYNISIINAPTTYIQRFINETWLERTGASLDSGVILLVWSFIVSIYSLGGLAGALIAGPMAIKLGRKTSLLLNNAFVIIAAVFSGFSRMAKSFEMIMLGRFFTGINAGVSMNIQPMYLGESAPKKVRGAVTLTSASFTALGLVLGQVVGIRELLGGEESWPLLLASNVVPGLIQLMTLPWLPESPRYLLIDRGDKESCICALQKLRGNDDLSSELEEMQAEQAAIKGQRAKRPWELFQNPAVRRQLITIIVLSSAMQLCGNDSMYFYASYVFQEAGIPYEKIQYLIIGTGCCELITAVTCNAIIERAGRRLLILGGYSLMAVWAIVFMVALSQQSRISWMPYLSMACIFAYILSFGIGPAGVTGVLPTEIFDQMSRPAAYMICGSLLWSNLFAVGMAFPFIVEGLAHFCYLPFFTVCVCTALYVGFFLPETKGKTFLEISKEFSKRNFKTQTREKFWKGPEEIKSTML